One stretch of Cohnella algarum DNA includes these proteins:
- a CDS encoding ABC-F family ATP-binding cassette domain-containing protein, which produces MLLQASGITKFYGTTPVLNGVGIQINERDRIGLVGVNGAGKSTFLRILAGEDSADSGSVSKPRELRIGYLAQNSRFDEQMTLQQVMHAAFGPLIEQERELRELERRISDPAEQRDAARYEALLGQYAERSDRFREAGGFEMNNRIRSVLHGMGFGDFPPETPVSALSGGQRTRLALARLLVVQPDLLLLDEPTNHLDIKTLSWLEQYLRTYAGAMVIVSHDRYFLDATVTSIIEIERHSATRYTGNYSRFMELKEADFAQRVKLYEQQRKELSRMEEFIQKNLARASTTRRAQSRRNAMERIERLEKPGHLKQASFSFTTERRTGKDVLQVSDVSAAPAAELGPLFRQVSFEVKRGERIAVLGPNGVGKSTLLRALVGELELRGGTVRWGTGVMLGYYDQEQRQLNPANTVLEEVWSAYSQLPEAEIRTVLGNFLFSGDDVKKSVGSLSGGEKARVALSKLMLRKANVLVLDEPTNHLDLWSREVLEAALEEYEGTLLFVSHDRYFINRLADRIVDLHPDGVRHFLGNYDDMLGKQQEMEEWDKQAEKAPSGAAASTPASDYEADKRAKREERSRQRKREQAEADIERLETEIAAFEEEMATEAVFTDYVKLKEIQTAVQKLREELEAAYAVWEQLME; this is translated from the coding sequence CGCATCGGTCTCGTCGGCGTCAACGGCGCCGGCAAATCGACCTTCCTGCGCATTCTGGCGGGAGAGGATTCGGCGGATTCCGGCTCCGTGTCCAAACCGCGCGAGCTGCGCATCGGCTATTTGGCGCAAAACAGCCGCTTCGACGAGCAGATGACGCTCCAGCAGGTCATGCACGCCGCGTTCGGGCCGCTGATCGAGCAGGAACGGGAGCTGCGCGAATTGGAGCGGCGAATTTCGGATCCGGCCGAGCAGCGGGACGCCGCCCGGTACGAAGCGCTGCTCGGCCAGTACGCGGAACGGAGCGACCGTTTCCGCGAGGCGGGCGGCTTCGAGATGAACAACCGCATCCGCAGCGTCCTTCACGGCATGGGCTTCGGCGATTTCCCGCCGGAAACGCCGGTTTCCGCGCTGAGCGGCGGCCAGCGCACGCGGCTCGCGCTTGCGAGGCTGCTCGTCGTGCAGCCGGATTTGCTGCTGCTGGACGAACCGACGAACCATCTCGACATCAAAACGCTGAGCTGGCTGGAGCAGTATCTTCGCACCTATGCCGGAGCGATGGTCATCGTCTCCCACGACCGCTACTTCCTGGACGCGACGGTCACGTCCATTATCGAAATCGAACGCCATTCGGCGACCCGTTATACCGGCAATTATTCCCGTTTCATGGAGCTTAAGGAAGCCGACTTCGCGCAGCGCGTCAAGCTGTACGAACAGCAGCGCAAGGAATTGTCCCGGATGGAAGAATTCATTCAGAAAAATTTGGCCCGAGCGTCGACCACCCGCCGCGCGCAAAGCCGGCGCAACGCGATGGAGCGGATCGAACGGCTCGAAAAGCCCGGCCACCTGAAGCAGGCCAGCTTTTCCTTTACGACCGAGAGGCGGACCGGCAAGGACGTGCTGCAAGTATCCGACGTCTCGGCCGCTCCCGCCGCGGAGCTCGGTCCTTTGTTCCGCCAAGTCTCCTTTGAAGTCAAGCGCGGAGAGCGGATCGCCGTGCTGGGCCCGAACGGCGTCGGCAAATCGACGCTGCTGCGCGCGCTCGTCGGGGAGCTGGAGCTGCGAGGCGGAACCGTCCGTTGGGGGACGGGCGTCATGCTCGGCTACTACGACCAGGAGCAGCGCCAGCTGAACCCGGCCAACACGGTGCTGGAGGAGGTGTGGAGCGCCTACTCCCAGCTTCCGGAAGCGGAAATCCGGACCGTGCTCGGCAACTTCCTGTTCAGCGGCGACGACGTAAAGAAATCGGTAGGATCGCTCAGCGGCGGGGAAAAAGCCCGGGTCGCGCTTTCCAAGCTGATGCTGCGCAAGGCGAACGTGCTCGTATTGGACGAACCGACGAACCACTTGGACCTGTGGAGCCGCGAGGTGCTGGAAGCGGCCCTGGAAGAATACGAGGGAACGCTTCTGTTCGTCTCCCACGACCGCTACTTCATCAACCGCCTCGCCGACCGGATTGTCGACCTGCATCCCGACGGCGTCCGACATTTCCTGGGCAATTACGACGACATGCTCGGCAAGCAGCAGGAAATGGAAGAATGGGACAAACAAGCGGAAAAGGCTCCGTCCGGCGCCGCCGCCTCGACTCCCGCGAGCGACTACGAAGCGGACAAACGGGCAAAACGCGAGGAACGTTCGCGGCAGCGCAAGCGCGAGCAGGCGGAAGCCGACATCGAGCGGCTGGAGACGGAAATTGCCGCTTTCGAGGAAGAGATGGCCACGGAAGCCGTGTTTACCGATTACGTGAAGCTAAAAGAGATTCAGACGGCCGTCCAGAAGCTCCGCGAGGAACTCGAGGCCGCCTATGCCGTCTGGGAGCAATTGATGGAGTAA
- a CDS encoding winged helix-turn-helix transcriptional regulator: MKNEKTAEGPDEREESSICEVLRILGAKWAFLVLDELLEGPQRFNQLKRNISIVKTQSLTDTLRHLEHNGLVRRQVFPTVPVTVEYSLTEKGSDFQLALKEMEKWGQKWGAKGHAAETRDAAP; encoded by the coding sequence ATGAAAAACGAAAAAACCGCGGAAGGGCCTGACGAACGCGAGGAATCGAGCATTTGCGAAGTCCTGCGCATCCTTGGAGCCAAATGGGCGTTTTTGGTGCTGGACGAACTGCTCGAAGGGCCGCAGCGCTTCAATCAGTTGAAACGGAACATATCCATTGTCAAAACCCAGTCGTTGACGGACACCCTGCGCCATTTGGAACATAACGGGCTGGTGCGCCGTCAAGTATTTCCGACCGTCCCGGTAACCGTCGAATATTCGCTGACCGAGAAAGGAAGCGATTTTCAACTGGCGCTGAAGGAGATGGAAAAATGGGGGCAAAAATGGGGAGCGAAGGGTCATGCGGCCGAGACGCGGGACGCCGCTCCTTAA
- a CDS encoding NADH-dependent flavin oxidoreductase yields MNQAYRPIFDSFAFKSGVRLKSRVVMAPMTHMSSNADGSISEEEIRYYSRRARSAGMVITAATYVSAEGGLFGGPGADRDELIPGLGKLAAAIRAKGAAAVLQIFHGGRQNSRTGEFVSSGTIPEDKEGAAIPRALAETEMDRIVRAYAEAAGRAVEAGFDGVEIHGGNGNLLQQFFSPYTNRRTDSFGGSLENRMKLALTVVDEVLRTVRGKAKKPFIVGFRLSPEEPETPGVTMADTLAFIDALSAAGLDYLHVSVKDFRSVPRRGVEDRRSRLAIIQERVGSRLAVIGVGSIHTPEDALEALRSGIPLIALGRELIMEPDWSELIRQGREEKIRTALSLKNREELCIPDPLLELLTSVPGWIPLDPDRVQA; encoded by the coding sequence ATGAACCAAGCGTATCGGCCGATTTTCGATTCTTTTGCCTTCAAATCCGGCGTCAGGCTGAAAAGCCGGGTTGTGATGGCCCCCATGACGCATATGAGCTCGAACGCGGACGGATCGATTTCCGAGGAGGAAATTCGCTATTACTCCCGCAGGGCCCGGAGCGCGGGCATGGTCATTACTGCCGCGACTTACGTATCGGCGGAAGGCGGACTGTTCGGCGGTCCCGGCGCGGACCGGGACGAGCTGATTCCAGGGTTGGGCAAACTCGCGGCGGCGATCCGTGCTAAAGGAGCGGCGGCGGTGCTGCAAATTTTTCACGGGGGCAGACAAAATTCAAGGACGGGCGAATTCGTAAGCAGCGGGACGATCCCGGAGGACAAGGAAGGCGCGGCCATCCCGCGCGCGCTGGCCGAGACGGAAATGGACAGAATCGTGCGCGCGTATGCCGAAGCGGCGGGACGGGCCGTCGAAGCGGGGTTTGACGGCGTTGAAATTCACGGCGGGAACGGAAATTTGCTGCAGCAGTTTTTTTCGCCGTATACGAACAGGCGAACGGACTCTTTCGGCGGCAGCCTTGAAAACCGGATGAAGCTCGCATTGACCGTTGTGGATGAAGTGCTCCGGACGGTTCGCGGGAAGGCGAAAAAGCCGTTTATCGTCGGTTTCCGGCTTTCTCCGGAGGAGCCGGAGACGCCGGGCGTCACGATGGCGGATACGCTTGCTTTCATCGACGCGCTTTCGGCTGCGGGGCTCGATTACCTTCACGTCTCCGTGAAAGACTTCCGGTCCGTCCCTAGACGCGGCGTCGAGGATCGCCGCTCCCGGCTCGCGATCATTCAGGAGCGCGTCGGCTCGCGTTTGGCCGTTATCGGCGTGGGAAGCATTCATACGCCGGAAGACGCCCTCGAAGCGTTGCGGTCCGGCATTCCCCTGATCGCCCTCGGCCGGGAACTGATCATGGAGCCGGATTGGAGCGAGCTGATCAGGCAAGGGCGGGAAGAAAAGATTCGAACGGCGCTGTCGCTGAAGAACAGGGAGGAGTTATGCATTCCCGATCCGCTGCTGGAATTGCTGACGAGCGTTCCGGGCTGGATCCCGCTGGATCCGGATCGGGTTCAGGCTTGA